The Setaria italica strain Yugu1 chromosome VIII, Setaria_italica_v2.0, whole genome shotgun sequence genome includes the window CCGCTGCCGCTTCCGTCTGGTTCCCCTTCTTTCCTGCTTGGCCACCGGAGGTGACGGACGGCGGCTGGATCCACGAGTCGCCGAAGATGTAGTGCGCGCCGACGAAGGGCTTGGCCTGCTCCTCCGTAAGGTCGAGCGCCCACCCCAcccgcttcttcttcttggcgtcggcgccggcgccgaagcACTTGAACTCGCCGTAGTAGATGCCGCTGCTCTCCGGCTTGGCGACGTTCCAGCCGTCCCAGCCGATgggcaccacctcctcccccaTCTCCGTGTACGCGTACACCACCCGCGACGAGTCCCCCCATGCCCGCCCCAGGTAGATCTGGCCGCCCTTGACGCCGCCGATGCTGCAGTTCTTGAAGGAGAAGCCGGAGTCGATGGCGCCCTCGATGGACTTGGTCCGCTGCTGCGCCGTGAgcaccgccacctccttcaCCACCGACTCGATCCGGCAGTCCTCGTAGAAGGAGCGGCCGAAGCCGAAGATGAAGTCGACGCTGCCGCGGATGAGGCAGTCCTTGAAGTAGTGGAGCCCCTTGTGGTCGTACAGCGTGTCCTGCCCGCCGTCGATGGTGCAGTTGTAGAGCGCCGCCTTGGTCCCGAACAGCCtcagcgccaccgcctgcccGCCCTTGGCGCCGGGCTTCGCCAGCGGCGCGTCGTTCCTGAACACCACGCCGTAGGCCATGAAGTAGTCCGACTCGACGGCCACCGTCGTGCTCCCGACGGTGCCGACGGGCTTCCCGTCCTTGCCAAGCGTCGCCGCCGTGTCGTTCCAGCTGATGGTGGCCGGCTTCATCGGGTCGGACTTGAAGGTGATGAACGGCTTGCTGATGTTGAGGAAGAGCTTCTCGCGGAACACCACGCCGGGCTTGAGGTCCAGGATGACCCGCTTCGTGTTGCCGTCGGGGATGTCAGCGAGCGCGGCGGTGATGTTGGtgtagtcgccgccgccgctggggtCCACGACGTACACCACCTTCTTCTCCTCGGCGGCCGAGAGGTTCGTGTCCAGGGTCTTGCCCCCTTCGCCGGCGGACTTCTGCGCGTACAGCGCCGCGTTCACCGCGTAGCTCTGCTGGTTCAGCGCGATCCAGTTGCCGAACGACGCGCCAGcaccgccccccgccgccgcggccggcagAAGCGACgacgcgagggcggcggcgaggacgatcATCGGGACGACCGCCGCTGATGATGATCGCCGCGCCATTGTCGATCGGCGGTGCATGCTGGCCCGGCGGGTCTTCGTTCTCTCGACCGGGCACGAGCGTCTTTAAGGTGGGTGATGGGCGGTGGCTGTTGGGCGGAGCGCGCAGGTAGCCATGGGTGAGCTAATTCGGGAGCTCCATCGCCTCCATGAGCGCGTGAACGCACGCACGTTGCGGCTCGCTTCTGAATTCTTGCCGCTGTACTGCAGCTGCGGCTGCAGCTCCATCAACACCGGTTCCTGTAGTTTTAGCAGGCTAGCTGTTGCAGGCAGCCGCAGCTGCAACAATCTTTGGGCTGAGATTGTTGTCCACAGAGGATATAGCCCACCTTTGCTGCAGCAGCATGTCCACAGAGGATATAGCCCGCTGGCCCAAAGGTTTAAAAGCCCAGCCCACCTAAGCTGGCCGGGACCAGTTTTTTCGGCCCATATGGACTAATAGGAAGAAGTTTTTTTTAGGACGCTCTAATTCATTCGAGTAATAAGAAGAGAAGTATATTGTCTTTGGTTCTTTGTCCTTAGTTTTCCATTGTACCGTGGCTTTGAATTACCGATTATTATCGCTAACACTTACTATTAAGCaatattctttttttctcaattACAAGAACAAATCGTATGCCACTCCACACCACACTCACACTCACGCTTTGTGATGCAAAAGTCTCGGGTAGAGTAATGGtttattttgacttttgacAAAACTAAACGTTCCTATATTTTAGGATGGCGGAAGTAATCACTAACACttactacttcctccgttccaaattataaatcattttgatatttttagattcataatttttactatatatctagacataatatatatctagatgaatagcaaaagctatgcacctagaaatggtaaaacgacctacaatttgaataACGCGAGTAGTAAgcaatattatttttttttctcaataaCACGAACAAATCACAGAGGCGAAGCTAGATTAGAAGATCCCGGGGTCTCATGTAGAAGAGGACAGGGTCATTTTGAACTACAAACAGTGATTTGCCACTGTTTTCTGCAAATTCATCGGGGTCGGCTTACACCGATAAGAAGCCTGGGCTCTGCCCCTGACAAATCGTATGCCACCCCACACGACACTCACTGACACGATCCAAATCCTCATTTCTGAGAATGAAAGTCTACGCACTTCCGTGATAGTTGCCGGATTCCGCTAGGGGCTGTGAGGCGCGGACGGTGGTGATCTTCGGCTTCCGTGCATGGGGCACGTGGCGAGCATCCGGATGGTGGGGTGGAGGGTACGCGGGTGCGGGAGCAGGTGAGTACGGCGGCGTCGCGCGTGCTGGCAGGGGGACGAGGCGCGGCCGTGAGCGGTGACCTCACGCCGTTGCTTTTTGCGAGAGAAAGCGAGCGGCGTCGGGGTGACGACGATGAACAGCGGCAACGCGTGCAACTCACGCGAACTGCCAGCTTGGGCTGGGCTTGGCGTGAACAGCAGCATGCATGAGCGGTAGCAGGCCGCATACTGGGCTCACGCGCAGACAAGGAAGGGAACGTGGGCTGGTGGTTTAGCGTGGGATCATGTTAGGCCTCGGTAGGTTAGCAGGCTTAGATTAGTTAGTTAACAGGCCGCGGCCTGCATGGGTTTGCGCGTGGAGGTTAGCTGGCCGGGCTGGTTAGAGAGGATAGGTTTGACTAGTTAGTCATTTAGTTTGTGTTTGAATCTAACATTCAAATACAAACGGCACTCAATTAAACCGAAAGAAAAATCCAATAAATCCAAATCACTATGTTTAAATCTGAATGCACGATTTTAATTACTATCTTTTGAATTTAGGGAAAGAAATGCATGTATTAGTATGATTCACACCGatcaaacaaaaagttttaaatttttgcaaaaattgGCACAACTAATATCACTCAATTTCGATGGTTACGAATACACGTTACACTAGTAGCCTCCTCCTTGCATCTCCAATTTAGTTTGTACCTTCCGATTGGTCGATACCAAATACGAGCCAAATTCAATTCCCGCGCAAGTACGTACAGCGCAGAGGGGAGGACTCGTATAAACCCGCAGCGTGCGGCACTGTATGTGCTCAAATTTCAAAAGGCCGGCCTCTCCGACGGTCAGCGCGAAAATCCAGTCGAGCGAGATGGGTATCTCGTCGGTCCTCGCTTCCCCGGACGTACGTacgatcccgccgccgccgccgccgccgccgacgaagaCGACGAGCTCAGTCGTCATCGCCCAGTGCGTCCGGCCCCAATGATTAGCGCAGCTAATCACGCACTAACTGCCCGCGAGAACATTCAGCAGCCTCTAATGGCTCGTGGACCTTGCGTGACACTCCATCTGCTGACTAGTCGCCGGTCGCCGTGGCCGGGAAGCCCTGACGTGGACGGCAGGGCGGACCGCCCCGTGATGAGCGCGTGCGAGCTAGCTGACGTGGCCGGCCTCCACGTGTCGGCTTCTAGAAGTGGCTGGACCTGGACGGCAGGAGCCGTTGGCCCACTCGCGTTCCCGTTCCCAGCTTCACGGATGTGGACGGGGGCCAATTCCACCACGTGCGGCTTCTCGTCCCTTTGCTCTCGTGGTGGTCCCAGCGCCCCCGATCCAAAcccaggcggccgccgccggccggtggccTGAACAGCGGCGCGGCGGACAATGCATTCTGAGTTTCACACGCCAAGGTAGCGACACTCGAACCATACAAAATGGAAATGATCACGATTTCATTCCTCAAATGTAGAGTTTCTAATTTGTTCGAATGAGTTCATAATTTTTGTTACTGAAAAGATTTTTTTCCCGGTTGGTACGGTCGTGTACTCAAATTTACAAAGTGGGAGTTCACATGCTACCTTACCTAATTGTGTACTCGCGTTGGATCTGTTGGGGTTGGATTGTCACGATCGACGTAGGGTTTTGCTCTTAAAAAAAGGTGACCTTTATTCATTCCACATTTGTTGATGGCGACGCGGATAGACGTACGAACTCATTTTGATTCCCAGTGTGGGAGTAACCAAATTGCCCAAGAACAGCACGTGAAGAAAGAAAACAGAGCATGGCAAATGTTACATTTTTttagatattttatttttgagaAGAACTAAGACGAGTTAAGGATAAATTCATTAATAGACAATTATCAGTACACTTGTAAATCAAACTAAACATATATGagaaaaaaaggggggaaaaacCTAAACACTTGTAAATCAGCCCCTACTTCCTTGAGAGGCcaaaaaaaggggaaagaaaCTTAACAGGGAAGAAGCAAGAAGCTCCCAACAAAAAGAGGAAGGTAAccgaaagagaagaagaaattcCAATTTTCAGTATGTATACTTCTGATATCTCTAGTACTAGAATCTATGATAAAGTTAGAgctaaaatagaaaagaaaaagaacgaACACATTTTCTTGCTTGGTACGGTTCCCTTGATCGTCTCCCCTCCCTTCTGCCGTTGTATCACACACGCATCCCAATGTAATGTGATTGATTAATCGAttgctcgcaaaaaaaaaaatgtagcgACGATATGATTGGTATATTCACTGCATCCTCCAGATGTCGTCGAGGCTCCAGAGCTGGGTGGTGGTCTCCGGCGAGACGCCGTCGGAGAAGCCCTGCACCCAGCCGGTGAGGTCCTGCAGCGGCAGGTCGGCCTGGAACTGGAACAGCTGGTGGTggtcgccgctgccggcggcggtgagctGCTGCAGCGCGGACGCCGTGGACCAGAACTCCTggtcctgctgctgcatcgccgcccactcgtcgccgccgccaccgaccgGCACGGCGTCGCGCGCGGTGGATTCGGATGACGTGTGGGAGCTGGAggacgaggtggtggtggcggtggtgaccGCGCTGCAGGGGGAGCGGTCGTCATCGTTCTCGTtgttcatcatcatcgtcatcaccTCCGGCACCGTGATGAGGGtggtggagacggcggcgccgccggagacgatggccgccgccgcttgctggtggtgctggtgctgggcggcggcggcgcgctcggcGAGGCGCGGCATCCAGAGGAATCGCATGGCGTCCTTGAAGCGGGCGCTGTTGACGTCGCAGTTGAGCTGCTTGGCGTGCTTCTGCACCCGCGTCCGCcagtagttcttgatctcgttgtccgTACGACCCGGCAGCTGCGCCGCGATCTTCGACCACCTGCAGcgcacatgattttttttttttttttgcttcagtTCATTATTAATGATCcatcaaaattcaaaacaaaCGTGCTTAATTACACTGCTAACCACTGTTCTGCGTGCGTACGTGCAAAGCATCTACTAGTGtgaaaaaaagacaaaaaaataaaagaaaagaaaagaagaagcgTGCGGGTTGCGAACTTGCAGTACACCTTTCAgcgtcagcactcagcagctaGCGAGATACGCATGCTTATTCAAACCGTATACGAATCTACGCTACGTAGtatacatgtacatgtacaGTAGTCTCTTTTTCCCAAAAGCTACGACGACGATACACACGTACAGTATTCTCTGTTCGTGCATGCGCGTCAcgtcggccggccgggcggtggCGTCGACGTCAACAGCAGGGAGAGACGGCGGCGcaacggcggccggccggctggccggccggccggcggccactTGCTTGCTTTTGCCGCGCGTACACACGAGTCTCTGATGCATAACATACTCCTATGTATATTATCTCTCCCATCATCACCAGCTAATCACGGTAGCTAACAAGGATGCTAATGGAGCACGGACACGTGTCGACGCACGGTTGGCTGGCGTGCCACCGGAGTAATGATTGATGACGAGAGGCAGTGACAGAGTAGGAAGCTGGGAGATCGAGTACCGTACCGGTTGCCCCACCGGGAGTGGAGGTCGAGGATGAGCAGCTGCTCGTCGGCGGTGAAGTCGCCGCGCTTCACGTCCGGCCGCAGGTAGTTGAGCCACCGCAGCCGGCAGCTCTTCCCCGTCCGCTTCAGACCTGCAGTTCATTCATTGCACACGCTCGTCATCTCCATCCATCTATCACAGATTTTGTCACCaaatacatacatacatacatacatcatAATAATAAAGTGATTGCAAATATATGCGTGTGCAATGGAGAACTCCATGCATCCTTCTCAATCACGACTATGCCGTCACATGTTACACATGTCTAAAGTTTTGTATTTTATACATCACTTATGTCATACCAGCTATCTGTCTATCTATCGttactagaaaaataatatttcaTCACTTATGTCGTACGagctatctatctatctatcactactagaaaaatgatcTCTCATCCTGAAAGTTTGTACCTTTAGGCCCGATACTAATGTTATATCCGCTCAGCCGGTGGCGTCAGCCGTCAGCCCACCGGAGATGATAGAGACGATATGCATGTGCCGCCAAGATATAGTTCGCTAAAAGGTGATTACTTTACCAATCTATCTATCTACGGTGGCGTCAGCCGTCAGCTCACCCCCACCGGAGATGATAGGGACGACATGCATGCGCCGAGACATAGTTTATCAGAGACGGCAcgggacgacgatgacgacgacgagggtCTCTAATCGCCATGATTATTGGCCAAGTTGCCAACTTGCGCGGGATAATCCAACAGATGCTACAGGAACAGATCACAGACTCGCATCGATCATCTCCTCTGCTTTTTTCCATGGACGCACGACCAGAAACCATGGTTTTTGCAGAGAGAAACTAAATCGCTAGCATCATCAAGCGCGTCGATCGATCGCGTGCGTATTCACGtaccggcggcgcgcgcgagcgCGTTCCAGCGCCCCTCGCCGTGCTCGGCGATGTAGTTGATGAGCGTCAGGTCTTCGTCCACCGTCCACggcccgcgccggagctccgcctccgcctccacctccgccgcggcgccatCCGCGGCCTCCATCATCTCCTCGTGCTCCCGCTTCGCCCTCGGCATGGCCATCatcgccgccgtggcggcggtggcggcggcggccggcctcgGCGGCCCGGGCCGGCACCCGCCGCTGATCCCGGCGGCCCTCTGCGGCTGCAGCACCATCTCCATTATCGGGGAGACGATACGATCGAGCGGTGGAGAAGAAAGGCAGAGAGAAGAGCGAGGAGGAGTTGGGGAAGATTCGGATTAGGACTAGGATGCCTTTTATAGGGTTTGCTGGAGAAGATGAGGAGGCGAAAGGCCAaacagatggtggtggtggcagggcagaggcagaggaggaggaagaagaagactgaTGGGACTGGGGTCACTCGCACACAACAAAGCCCATCAGGATCTTCTGTGGCAACACATGACCAAAGCTAATAAAGCTATGCACTGGTTATCTAACAATCAAACAACCCTTTTAGAACATTTAGCAATTCATTACTTTGTGTTCCTGGGTAAATTAGAAACTCGTAACTTTTGTAGTAGCGCGTGAATTCGATGTGTTCGCTTTTGTCCTTATGGTTCCAATTAAACCTCGGGTTATTGCTCATTAGAATTTTCCGTTTCTAGATCGCCGCGGGGCGGATCAATATGATGAAGAAAAATATTCGTAAAAGATAACGAAGGAAACAAATTTCATTGATTTTTAAAACGAATTTAGACTAAAACTTGCGCGCATCAGATTGGAATC containing:
- the LOC101776455 gene encoding pectinesterase QRT1, whose amino-acid sequence is MHRRSTMARRSSSAAVVPMIVLAAALASSLLPAAAAGGGAGASFGNWIALNQQSYAVNAALYAQKSAGEGGKTLDTNLSAAEEKKVVYVVDPSGGGDYTNITAALADIPDGNTKRVILDLKPGVVFREKLFLNISKPFITFKSDPMKPATISWNDTAATLGKDGKPVGTVGSTTVAVESDYFMAYGVVFRNDAPLAKPGAKGGQAVALRLFGTKAALYNCTIDGGQDTLYDHKGLHYFKDCLIRGSVDFIFGFGRSFYEDCRIESVVKEVAVLTAQQRTKSIEGAIDSGFSFKNCSIGGVKGGQIYLGRAWGDSSRVVYAYTEMGEEVVPIGWDGWNVAKPESSGIYYGEFKCFGAGADAKKKKRVGWALDLTEEQAKPFVGAHYIFGDSWIQPPSVTSGGQAGKKGNQTEAAAAPQAAAKAPTTAEAPAAAEATTNVTAAKAPAAEAKNATAAKTTPAAEAKNASATESAKASPAAEATKSSSSAATPK
- the LOC101771445 gene encoding transcription factor JAMYB codes for the protein MEMVLQPQRAAGISGGCRPGPPRPAAAATAATAAMMAMPRAKREHEEMMEAADGAAAEVEAEAELRRGPWTVDEDLTLINYIAEHGEGRWNALARAAGLKRTGKSCRLRWLNYLRPDVKRGDFTADEQLLILDLHSRWGNRWSKIAAQLPGRTDNEIKNYWRTRVQKHAKQLNCDVNSARFKDAMRFLWMPRLAERAAAAQHQHHQQAAAAIVSGGAAVSTTLITVPEVMTMMMNNENDDDRSPCSAVTTATTTSSSSSHTSSESTARDAVPVGGGGDEWAAMQQQDQEFWSTASALQQLTAAGSGDHHQLFQFQADLPLQDLTGWVQGFSDGVSPETTTQLWSLDDIWRMQ